One window of the Notolabrus celidotus isolate fNotCel1 chromosome 23, fNotCel1.pri, whole genome shotgun sequence genome contains the following:
- the LOC117807121 gene encoding kinectin-like: MENKVKVNTMSNASNNSGIQRPSQPGAKTPYQRGEKGHPVHYHRTFYQKVEGGHQHPHNHPAHNPGYQRPPPRWEVEAGLKKRIEELELLLKKERETKKEAVPPKPSVRETSVDEVHSECDKQIKQMSEELKHLNPSYCVPQDMFYYSLKTKEELLGVISAQNRKLAQLPAGAEPDNTPRVEKEAPKEKEAPKEEMEVLLNEAVSRNLTITLQMEALEKAHEEEKKAMNTEMAEMKKKLRLYMWDPTEEPINVEEDEEVPDENGTSDLARDTSGEVGKWSKIQYKSTIKATKKTAKVHELQNVIASLNKQLRAERLRSHTLQQEQYQFRCMLKDIASQDPNQAETLKAENISLEEKVKALQEEVWNIASEETDNTDKIQQLQASVERKNNQLQAERLRADNLQKEKETLECKLHEIASQDPNQVETLKAENVSLEEKVKALQEEVCSIASEETNNTDKIQQLQASVERKNNQLQAERLRADTLQKEKETLRCKLQEVASQDLNQVETLKAENVSLEEKVKALQEEVLSKASEETIIPNNIQQVQASVENKDNQLQNEKRLNETLQKELEKFWCTLEEVANQDLEQVEELEEQNLSLKLRVKDLQEEVFSRAAEEIINTNKIQQLQDSVEQKDNQLQIEKQLNDTLQKEQETLKCMPHEASGRDLEQGETLEGEKLSLELKVKALQEEVLIRASVESENNSEIQELQDLLSRQNDKLQNEMLRADNLQKLSVEVVNHIEEMSIKDRKLIERFKREQDSLKQELMDQQSEIISIEKANREQLELLKNQLTEKTRSCLKLASKLDDQEQVSQVLKEEVEGLHEEIKALTCEEKAEPSLTLDTIQVNGEGDTPTMVEETSENIQATPEMVKETPETVESRPEMENVSLWRRFKKFMTPHSRRQYKQQRRKNQE; encoded by the coding sequence ATGGAAAACAAGGTGAAAGTTAACACTATGTCGAATGCTAGCAACAACAGCGGCATCCAGCGCCCCTCTCAGCCAGGAGCTAAGACTCCTTATCAAAGGGGGGAGAAAGGCCACCCGGTTCACTACCACCGGACCTTTTACCAAAAGGTTGAAGGAGGCCACCAGCATCCCCACAACCATCCTGCCCATAATCCAGGATATCAGAGACCCCCTCCAAGATGGGAGGTGGAGGCAGGTCTCAAAAAACGCATTGAGGAACTGGAATTGCTTctgaaaaaggagagagagacaaagaaggaAGCAGTGCCACCGAAACCAAGCGTCAGAGAGACATCAGTGGATGAGGTTCACAGCGAGTGTGACAAGCAGATCAAGCAGATGAGTGAAGAACTTAAACACCTTAATCCTTCCTACTGCGTACCACAGGATATGTTCTATTACTCGCTGAAGACCAAAGAGGAGCTCTTAGGTGTGATTTCTGCGCAAAACAGAAAGCTCGCACAACTCCCGGCTGGCGCGGAGCCTGATAATACCCCGAGAGTTGAGAAAGAAGCAccaaaagagaaagaagcaccaaaagaggagatggaggtccTGCTGAATGAGGCAGTAAGCAGAAACCTCACCATCACTCTGCAGATGGAGGCCTTAGAGAAGGCTcatgaggaggaaaagaaggcGATGAATACGGAGATGGCAGAGATGAAAAAGAAGCTGAGGCTCTATATGTGGGATCCAACAGAAGAACCAATCAAcgtggaggaggacgaggaggtcCCTGATGAGAATGGTACTTCAGACCTAGCTAGAGATACTTCTGGAGAGGTTGGAAAATGGTcaaaaattcaatataaatcCACCATTAAGGCGACAAAGAAAACTGCCAAGGTGCACGAACTCCAAAATGTCATTGCATCTCTTAACAAGCAGCTGCGAGCTGAAAGGCTCAGGTCCCACACCCTCCAACAAGAACAGTATCAATTTAGGTGTATGCTTAAAGACATAGCAAGCCAAGACCCAAACCAGGCTGAGACACTGAAGGCAGAGAACATTTCCCTGGAGGAGAAGGTGAAGGCCCTGCAGGAAGAAGTCTGGAATATCgcatcagaggaaacagataATACAGACAAGATTCAACAGCTTCAAGCTAGTGTTGAACGTAAAAAcaaccagctgcaggctgaaagacTCAGAGCTGACAACctccaaaaagaaaaggagacattagAGTGTAAGCTTCATGAGATAGCCAGCCAAGACCCAAACCAGGTTGAGACACTGAAGGCAGAAAACGTTTCCCTGGAGGAGAAGGTGAAGGCCCTGCAGGAAGAGGTCTGCAGTATCGCATCAGAGGAAACAAATAATACAGACAAGATTCAACAGCTTCAAGCTAGTGTTGAACGTAAAAAcaaccagctgcaggctgaaagacTCAGGGCTGACACCctccaaaaagaaaaggagacattaaGGTGTAAGCTTCAAGAGGTAGCCAGCCAAGACCTAAACCAGGTTGAGACACTGAAGGCAGAAAACGTTTCCCTCGAGGAGAAGGTGAAGGCCCTGCAGGAAGAGGTGTTGAGTAAAGCATCAGAGGAAACAATTATTCCAAACAATATTCAACAGGTTCAAGCTAGTgttgaaaataaagacaaccAGCTGCAGAATGAAAAGCGATTAAATGAGACCCTTCAAAAAGAACTGGAGAAATTTTGGTGTACTCTTGAGGAGGTAGCCAACCAGGACCTAGAGCAGgttgaggagctggaggagcagaaCCTTTCCctgaagctgagggtgaaggacCTGCAGGAAGAGGTCTTCAGtagagcagcagaagaaattATTAATACAAACAAGATTCAACAGCTTCAAGATAGTGTTGAACAAAAAGACAACCAGCTGCAGATTGAAAAGCAATTAAATGACACCCTCCAAAAAGAACAGGAGACATTAAAGTGTATGCCTCATGAGGCATCCGGCCGGGACCTGGAGCAAGGTGAGACCCTGGAGGGGGAGAAACTTTCCCTGGAGCTGAAGGTGAAGGCCCTGCAGGAAGAGGTCTTGATTAGAGCATCTGTGGAGTCTGAAAATAACAGCGAGATTCAAGAGCTCCAAGATCTCCTTTCAAGACAAAACGACAAGCTGCAAAATGAGATGTTGAGGGCTGACAACCTCCAGAAACTAAGTGTGGAGGTCGTTAATCACATTGAGgaaatgtccatcaaagacCGGAAGCTGATTGAAAGGTTTAAGAGAGAACAAGACTCCCTGAAGCAGGAGCTCATGGACCAGCAGAGTGAGATCATCAGCATAGAGAAGGCAAACAGAGAGCAACTGGAGCTCTTGAAGAACCAGCTCACAGAAAAGACCAGAAGCTGCCTTAAGCTGGCCTCCAAACTAGACGATCAGGAGCAAGTCAGTCAGGTGTTAAAGGAAGAGGTGGAGGGGCTCCATGAGGAAATAAAGGCGCTGACGTGTGAGGAGAAGGCAGAGCCCTCCCTTACATTAGACACAATCCAGGTCAACGGTGAGGGAGACACTCCAACCATGGTCGAGGAGACATCTGAGAATATCCAGGCAACACCGGAGATGGTCAAGGAAACACCAGAGACTGTAGAGTCAAGACCCGAGATGGAGAATgtctctttgtggaggaggtttAAGAAGTTTATGACCCCTCACAGTCGCCGCCAATACAAGCAGCAGAGACGGAAGAACCAGGAGTGA